In Acanthochromis polyacanthus isolate Apoly-LR-REF ecotype Palm Island chromosome 15, KAUST_Apoly_ChrSc, whole genome shotgun sequence, a single genomic region encodes these proteins:
- the ntpcr gene encoding LOW QUALITY PROTEIN: cancer-related nucleoside-triphosphatase (The sequence of the model RefSeq protein was modified relative to this genomic sequence to represent the inferred CDS: inserted 1 base in 1 codon), with protein sequence MFKHVFLTGPPGVGKTTLVQKACEALVSSGVGVEGFYTEEVRXGGRRVGFDVVTVTGERGHLSRIRDNARASHGGREYMVGQYVVDLPSFENLALPLFRNVGAADGSSRKVFVIDEIGKMELFSQSFIRAVRKTLDSSSCTILGTIPIPKGKPLGLVEEVRSRRDVKVFTVSKENRNAILQDILAALQECLKRAA encoded by the exons GTGTGGGGAAAACCACCCTGGTCCAAAAAGCCTGTGAGGCTTTAGTGTCATCAGGAGTGGGAGTTGAAGGGTTTTACACAGAGGAGGTCA GAGGGGGTCGGAGAGTCGGCTTTGATGTCGTTACAGTGACAGGAGAAAGGGGCCACCTGTCCAGAATCAG AGACAACGCTCGCGCGTCTCACGGCGGACGGGAATACATGGTCGGACAGTATGTGGTCGACTTGCCTTCATTTGAAAATCTGGCTCTCCCCCTCTTCAGAAAT GTCGGGGCAGCAGATGGGAGCAGCAGGAAGGTGTTTGTCATCGATGAGATTGGAAAAATGGAGCTCTTCAGCCAGTCGTTCATCAGAGCAGTGAGGAAGACTTTAGACAGCTCTTCCTGCACAATCCTGGGCACCATCCCCATCCCTAAGGGCAAACCTCTGGGTTTGGTCGAGGAGGTGCGGAGCAGGAGAGACGTCAAGGTCTTCACT GTCTCCAAGGAGAACAGAAATGCGATTCTACAAGACATTTTAGCGGCACTGCAGGAATGTTTAAAGCGTGCAGCCTAG